Proteins co-encoded in one bacterium genomic window:
- a CDS encoding NINE protein, producing the protein MADQESKRILCGVLAIVLNGLAIHRFLLGDTKGGIIRIAIAIVTCGLGGIIGIIEGIIYLTKTDEQFIQEYQIGQKAWF; encoded by the coding sequence ATGGCTGACCAGGAGAGCAAACGCATATTGTGCGGCGTCCTCGCGATCGTCCTGAACGGTCTTGCGATTCATCGATTCCTCTTGGGCGACACCAAAGGCGGCATTATCAGAATCGCGATCGCGATCGTGACATGTGGACTCGGCGGCATCATCGGAATCATCGAGGGTATCATCTACCTGACGAAAACCGACGAGCAATTCATCCAGGAATACCAGATCGGCCAGAAGGCCTGGTTCTGA
- a CDS encoding efflux RND transporter periplasmic adaptor subunit: MSTRQRNERLPVLAIVCVAGAALIFYYLVYGGGIPGSFQKKSPETSGEAAKSLPVPSVIATDQPQRREFQRTASWFGQVEAPYSTHLRAPVDGQITTLAVADQQEVQTGDRIAMLGGPMIESHEKLLQVDIDSQKEQLKLAEQSVQRIEENVKEQLATNDQLLSAREAKQAIQGKLQKMHASLDAFRQQLVIDAPASGVFVNRQASQGELVRAGDPIGDIQDTHRLRIVARISLPDGFELEGASVSIADAREDFRAAEFQITPTTTPSGAMVLWITGPEVNARLRPGQSVNGVIAEAAKKDELAVPETAVIYGEDEKPVCFVSKADGYEKRTIKTGLTQDGWIEVISGISADDMIVTKGAFELYYKSFAEEYKPKD; encoded by the coding sequence GTGAGCACGAGACAACGGAATGAGCGATTGCCGGTTCTCGCGATCGTGTGCGTGGCGGGCGCGGCGCTGATCTTCTATTATCTCGTTTATGGAGGGGGCATCCCCGGTTCCTTCCAGAAGAAGTCCCCAGAAACTTCGGGAGAGGCGGCGAAATCTCTTCCTGTTCCCAGTGTGATCGCTACCGATCAGCCTCAGAGACGCGAGTTTCAGCGGACTGCCTCCTGGTTTGGCCAGGTGGAAGCTCCGTACAGCACACACTTGCGTGCCCCCGTTGACGGGCAGATCACGACGCTCGCCGTTGCCGACCAGCAGGAGGTCCAAACAGGCGATCGGATCGCTATGCTTGGCGGGCCAATGATTGAGTCGCATGAGAAGCTTCTGCAGGTCGACATCGATTCTCAGAAGGAACAACTGAAGCTGGCAGAACAGTCCGTGCAGCGCATCGAAGAGAACGTCAAAGAACAACTCGCCACGAATGACCAACTCCTCTCTGCCCGCGAGGCGAAGCAGGCGATCCAGGGGAAACTTCAGAAGATGCATGCCTCCCTCGACGCGTTTCGACAGCAGTTGGTGATTGATGCGCCCGCTTCGGGGGTCTTTGTGAATCGCCAGGCAAGTCAGGGCGAACTTGTCCGAGCGGGTGATCCGATCGGCGACATCCAAGATACTCACCGATTGAGAATCGTGGCAAGAATCTCACTACCGGACGGTTTTGAGCTGGAAGGTGCGAGCGTTAGCATCGCCGATGCGAGGGAGGACTTCCGCGCAGCGGAGTTTCAGATCACTCCCACTACGACCCCCAGTGGCGCGATGGTCCTCTGGATCACAGGCCCGGAAGTGAATGCCCGACTGCGGCCAGGTCAAAGCGTGAACGGGGTCATTGCTGAAGCAGCAAAGAAGGACGAATTGGCCGTTCCGGAAACCGCAGTGATCTACGGTGAAGACGAAAAGCCTGTCTGCTTCGTTTCGAAGGCAGACGGATACGAGAAGCGGACGATCAAGACCGGCCTGACGCAGGACGGATGGATCGAAGTGATCTCCGGAATTTCCGCGGACGACATGATCGTCACAAAAGGTGCATTCGAGCTGTATTACAAGAGCTTCGCAGAAGAATATAAGCCCAAGGACTGA
- a CDS encoding radical SAM protein encodes MSERVQQSIDLLTVPEYRALYLRDDNPYPQRLNIGLTARCPLKCIQCHQSMPGYSPTIELDDRSWQQLKDMIPHATEITVAGAGEPLLYKDFEEVIQYICDCGCKIELYSSLSAWRPSYAETIARCVNVLYCSIDAATSQTYDNIRQGGNFDHVKDRVRAIAGERDRQHPEGGWLKIHLAFMPMLPNAEELPMLPELAAELGADAIFFQPMFDLDELHICMMEADRIDRLRRLMDECRANCDRFGIEFVNSVPFMDECEVATTKPDFTPRKDDTAGESMEAFSWKSADEGMILDCTASHYQIMITSDGEVRPCWQRYNVMGNIREEDFAVIWNGGKFLDFRRGMHTPGESPCPGCASHKWIPAPRSENLPNPLLPEHMHDQHFIQGFWGMENPTGDSSYRWTKKEFHLFFARTGKGAASLQLAGRLPEENFHSDDVDSLTILIAGTATPIKFKEAGYFAIEVPVPSDGGHVVAVQVTCRRSFRPRVRYGVADTRELGILFLQAGLKETPLSIPSVRRAKRRLKGLVARWLGKSGRATATWQFSAHRRRDRTRDRRFPRRRAAFPSTRSRIAPEDRSLPG; translated from the coding sequence GTGTCGGAGCGCGTCCAGCAATCGATCGATTTGCTCACGGTTCCTGAGTATCGCGCTCTCTATCTGCGCGATGATAATCCATATCCTCAACGGCTCAATATCGGCCTGACGGCGCGGTGCCCGCTCAAGTGCATCCAGTGCCACCAGTCCATGCCGGGCTATTCGCCGACGATTGAGCTGGACGATCGATCCTGGCAACAGCTCAAGGATATGATTCCCCATGCAACCGAGATCACAGTCGCGGGCGCAGGCGAGCCTCTGCTCTACAAGGACTTCGAAGAGGTCATTCAATACATCTGCGACTGCGGCTGCAAGATCGAGCTCTACTCGTCGCTCAGCGCCTGGCGTCCTTCGTACGCTGAAACAATCGCCCGATGCGTGAATGTGTTGTATTGCAGCATCGATGCGGCAACTAGCCAGACCTACGACAATATCCGCCAGGGCGGGAATTTCGACCACGTGAAGGACCGCGTCCGGGCCATCGCAGGCGAGCGCGACCGCCAGCATCCGGAGGGCGGCTGGCTAAAGATTCATCTCGCGTTCATGCCGATGCTGCCGAACGCGGAGGAACTGCCCATGCTGCCCGAACTCGCGGCGGAACTCGGGGCCGACGCGATCTTCTTCCAGCCGATGTTCGATCTCGATGAACTGCACATCTGTATGATGGAGGCCGATCGCATTGATCGCCTTCGCCGCCTCATGGATGAATGCCGGGCGAATTGCGACCGATTCGGAATCGAGTTCGTCAATTCGGTTCCGTTTATGGATGAGTGTGAGGTTGCGACAACGAAACCCGATTTTACCCCGAGGAAAGACGATACGGCCGGCGAATCGATGGAAGCCTTCAGTTGGAAGTCCGCCGATGAGGGCATGATCCTCGATTGTACGGCCTCCCACTACCAGATCATGATCACCTCCGATGGCGAGGTTCGCCCCTGCTGGCAGCGCTATAACGTCATGGGGAACATTCGGGAGGAGGATTTTGCCGTTATCTGGAATGGCGGCAAGTTCCTGGATTTTCGGAGAGGAATGCACACTCCCGGTGAGAGCCCTTGCCCCGGGTGCGCATCGCACAAGTGGATTCCCGCGCCGCGCTCGGAGAATCTCCCAAACCCGCTGCTGCCCGAACACATGCACGACCAGCACTTCATCCAGGGCTTCTGGGGAATGGAAAACCCTACAGGGGACTCCAGCTACCGCTGGACGAAGAAGGAATTCCACCTCTTCTTTGCACGCACGGGCAAGGGGGCGGCATCTCTTCAGTTGGCCGGTAGACTGCCCGAAGAGAACTTCCATTCGGACGATGTGGATTCACTCACCATTTTGATAGCTGGAACCGCGACACCGATCAAGTTCAAGGAGGCGGGTTACTTCGCGATTGAAGTCCCGGTGCCGTCGGATGGTGGCCATGTTGTCGCTGTCCAGGTCACATGTCGGCGTTCGTTTCGTCCGCGGGTCAGGTATGGCGTTGCCGATACTCGCGAACTTGGGATCCTGTTCTTGCAGGCAGGTCTGAAGGAAACCCCTCTCTCCATTCCCTCGGTGCGGAGAGCAAAACGGAGACTGAAGGGGCTTGTGGCAAGGTGGTTGGGCAAATCCGGCCGTGCCACGGCTACGTGGCAATTCTCCGCCCATAGAAGACGTGATCGCACTCGCGACCGTCGATTTCCGCGGCGCCGGGCAGCGTTCCCCAGCACTCGAAGCCGAATTGCTCCAGAAGACCGATCGTTGCCGGGTTGA
- a CDS encoding TolC family protein → MDPDRVQEGAKTLQHPILHPIELNPEQGLTPDGAALLAVLLNPELRAIRDRRALADAQLLQAGILPNPNLSVSVEEPVAGVTAGSVTAFGLGLDWDATSLITRSAKINRATAHRDAVEFDIAWQEWQVAEHAKSLAYQLVTLQSVVDQQRIIVGDLQRNLSFVQKGIERGVLTQSDLSFRQDTMQKAEAELADLEGQADEARLKLNSTLGLLADSPIALKKSTEMPKAIDLANSDQLFEGLEDRRLDLVALRRGYDSQEEAVRTAVLNQFPKISIGPTFSRDTGNVVTAGIGLSISLPFFDRNQGQIAIERATRQQLFDAYQSRVFEARSDTELLLSHIKSLKRQLDVAHSTEELLHRRIARLERALKEERTSALALDDAQTELARHRKAMTILEGQIAHEIVALELTTGFYEIPRGEQTLLQKASVQK, encoded by the coding sequence ATGGATCCGGATCGCGTCCAAGAAGGGGCGAAAACTCTTCAGCACCCAATACTCCACCCGATCGAGTTGAATCCCGAGCAGGGACTCACGCCGGATGGCGCCGCGCTTTTGGCCGTCCTCCTGAACCCAGAGTTGCGGGCAATTCGTGACAGAAGGGCTCTGGCAGATGCGCAATTATTGCAGGCCGGGATCCTGCCAAATCCGAATCTCTCGGTCAGTGTCGAGGAGCCCGTCGCCGGTGTGACCGCTGGATCCGTGACGGCTTTTGGGCTTGGCCTCGATTGGGACGCGACTTCCCTCATTACGCGATCGGCGAAGATCAATCGAGCCACGGCACATCGGGACGCCGTGGAGTTCGACATCGCATGGCAGGAATGGCAGGTCGCCGAGCACGCGAAGTCGTTGGCCTATCAACTCGTAACGCTGCAATCCGTCGTGGATCAGCAGCGGATCATTGTGGGCGATCTTCAACGAAACCTGTCCTTCGTGCAGAAGGGAATAGAACGAGGGGTTCTCACCCAATCGGATTTGTCCTTCCGACAGGATACCATGCAGAAAGCTGAAGCCGAACTTGCCGATCTCGAAGGACAAGCGGACGAAGCTCGCCTGAAGCTCAATAGCACTCTGGGGCTGCTGGCCGACTCACCGATCGCCTTGAAAAAGAGCACTGAAATGCCGAAGGCCATCGACCTGGCTAACAGCGATCAGCTCTTCGAGGGCCTGGAGGATCGGCGGCTGGATCTGGTGGCCCTTCGCCGCGGATACGATAGCCAGGAGGAGGCCGTCCGCACTGCGGTGCTGAATCAGTTTCCGAAGATCAGCATTGGTCCGACGTTTTCGCGCGACACTGGGAACGTGGTCACGGCTGGGATTGGCCTCTCGATTTCCCTGCCTTTCTTCGATCGAAACCAGGGACAGATCGCGATCGAGCGGGCAACTCGACAGCAGCTCTTCGACGCATACCAGTCCCGGGTTTTTGAAGCGCGCTCCGACACCGAACTCCTCCTTTCGCACATCAAAAGCCTGAAGCGTCAACTTGACGTGGCGCATTCGACTGAAGAGCTCTTGCACCGGCGGATCGCAAGGCTGGAACGAGCTCTCAAGGAGGAGCGAACCAGCGCACTAGCTCTCGATGATGCCCAAACCGAGCTGGCCCGACATCGCAAGGCAATGACGATCCTGGAAGGGCAGATCGCTCACGAAATCGTCGCGCTGGAACTCACGACTGGCTTCTACGAAATCCCGAGAGGGGAGCAAACTCTCCTCCAGAAAGCGAGCGTTCAAAAGTGA
- a CDS encoding DegT/DnrJ/EryC1/StrS family aminotransferase has protein sequence MAVPFMDLSSSNDAVMDDFLQDLKELFTTGQFVLGPAVQKFEDTFAKFIGVRHMIGVGSGTDALVLALRSLNVGAGDEVICPAFGFSSPAEAVARVGATPVFVDVRPDSFTLDPDKTLATITQRTKAIIPVHLFGQAAEIERIVTIARTYSVSVVEDVRQATGARLGNRRIGTYGAASVYSFHPNAPLSGAGDGGAIAMNDDDRATLLRKLRDHGRLPGGEHEFIGYNTRLDSIQAALLQQKLLDLDENNMECIENARLYNRKFMGSPVQVPYFTDNGDHVYNAYTILVPDRDKLVENLKEKGIGCSVLCPEPVHRQPAFQYLGYQEGAFPIAEDLCRRAVALPITPGLKKHHIEEVADAILSFYGVATA, from the coding sequence ATGGCCGTACCCTTCATGGACTTGTCATCCAGCAACGACGCTGTGATGGATGACTTCCTTCAAGATCTGAAGGAACTGTTTACTACCGGTCAATTCGTCCTCGGACCCGCGGTCCAGAAATTCGAGGACACGTTTGCGAAGTTTATTGGAGTTCGACACATGATCGGCGTCGGCTCGGGCACCGACGCATTGGTTCTCGCCCTCCGCTCTCTGAACGTGGGAGCCGGGGACGAGGTGATTTGCCCCGCTTTTGGATTCTCCTCCCCCGCCGAGGCCGTCGCCCGCGTGGGAGCGACCCCTGTTTTTGTGGATGTCCGCCCGGACTCCTTCACGCTGGATCCCGACAAGACCCTTGCAACGATCACTCAGCGGACGAAGGCCATCATCCCCGTCCACCTGTTTGGCCAGGCTGCAGAGATCGAGCGCATCGTGACGATCGCTCGCACCTACAGCGTCTCGGTCGTCGAAGATGTCCGCCAGGCCACCGGCGCCCGCCTGGGCAACCGCCGGATTGGAACCTACGGCGCGGCTTCGGTGTACTCCTTCCATCCGAATGCTCCGCTGAGCGGGGCAGGCGATGGCGGCGCGATCGCGATGAACGACGATGATCGCGCGACGCTGCTGCGCAAGCTGCGCGACCACGGTCGTTTGCCCGGTGGCGAGCACGAGTTCATCGGCTACAACACGCGGCTGGATTCGATCCAGGCGGCGCTGCTGCAGCAAAAGCTCCTCGATCTGGACGAGAACAACATGGAGTGCATCGAGAATGCACGCCTCTACAATCGCAAGTTCATGGGCAGCCCGGTCCAGGTGCCGTACTTCACGGATAATGGGGACCACGTGTACAACGCGTACACGATCCTCGTTCCGGACCGCGACAAACTGGTCGAGAATCTGAAAGAGAAGGGCATTGGATGCAGCGTGCTCTGCCCCGAGCCGGTTCATCGCCAGCCCGCTTTCCAATACCTCGGCTACCAGGAAGGCGCGTTCCCGATCGCGGAGGACCTGTGCCGCCGCGCCGTGGCGCTGCCCATCACGCCGGGCTTGAAGAAGCACCACATCGAAGAGGTCGCCGACGCGATCCTGAGCTTCTACGGTGTAGCGACTGCCTAA
- a CDS encoding efflux RND transporter permease subunit, with the protein MRSFLRLVIDNPVLVLLLAVVAVWSGCFAFLHLPVGLFPGLDVPVVNVISHDPGASSGSTEMLVTRPIEERLRTVPGVRRVSSNSIQGISQISVEFEWGTHLVDARQLVQAEISSVQSTLPDGVAPRLENIGTTLEEIAGCVIYGDDPVALRIAARTDLSSRLAAVPGVSRVEVIGGADPAFVVSLRLPDLARKHLMVSDVASALAEFNTSSALDFLDRGTTEYFIRGESRLQTVEDVETVPILSDGPHPVLLRDIATVRASTVPRHYSVHGNAVPAVAFIVSKSPSASTIAVVRGVDKELEQLHSVLPPGATIQKFYDQADIVSEARDSLFHDLLIGAWLAALILLLFMGTLRATVIVVLTIPIALLTTLAFMRAFGQTLNVITLSALTLAVGMVVDDAIVVAESVVRHLQAGTDSRTASLEGAAEIAGPDASGTLTTVAAFAPLLFLGGLAGLFVRPFGLAVSIALLASLATSLTIVPAMFARFGKLGTRRTPGGWLLKKIDGLLQAILRIAMRVPWLTVIVALALLGLGGLAARLGPMNVLPPIDEGAILIEYIMPPGVSLEESDRIGGILERGALAEPGVVTVYRRTGSPERGFQIEGVNRGELTIKLAPRTVRSRTLSDVMESLRRKYGKIPGVTFLFHQPTQEKMDESLSGLPAVFGVTIFGTDLDQLTQLSTRVEQIMSEDGQLANIINNAKFKTPQITILPKQASIARYGLKPGDIFNTVRAARHGVSATTITDQRKQTEVILQFEKPEGETLDWLENLSIPTPSGDLVPLQDVAEIRVDRLPAAIAHLNGQREITILAEINGSIPSAVDRLRSKFADLSLPPGYSIAFTGQYQVLLQTIRDFALIGLAAVTLIFLIMALQFRSWIQPFIILVTIPFALVGAIILLAATSAALDISAGMGALTLVGIAVNNAIVLLDYSNQLVANGTPVRESLRTAASVRLRPILITALTTIFALLPVAVNPSIGSRIFQPFAITVVGGLLSATLATLILVPVLQGIGSPKDA; encoded by the coding sequence ATGCGCTCGTTTCTGCGACTGGTCATCGACAATCCAGTGTTGGTGCTGTTGCTTGCCGTTGTCGCGGTCTGGTCCGGCTGCTTTGCGTTTCTTCACCTGCCTGTTGGTCTCTTTCCCGGGCTGGATGTACCAGTTGTAAACGTCATTTCGCATGATCCCGGTGCTTCCTCGGGGAGCACGGAAATGCTGGTGACTCGGCCAATTGAGGAACGCTTGCGAACGGTTCCGGGCGTCCGCAGGGTTTCTTCCAATTCAATTCAGGGCATCTCGCAGATTTCGGTCGAATTCGAGTGGGGAACCCATCTCGTCGATGCACGGCAACTCGTTCAGGCCGAGATTTCATCTGTTCAATCGACCCTGCCGGACGGTGTCGCTCCCCGCCTGGAAAACATCGGTACGACCCTCGAAGAGATCGCCGGATGTGTGATCTACGGAGACGATCCGGTCGCTCTGCGGATCGCGGCACGCACAGATCTCTCAAGTCGGCTGGCGGCCGTCCCGGGAGTCTCGCGGGTCGAGGTCATCGGCGGCGCCGATCCGGCCTTTGTCGTGTCGCTTCGTCTGCCCGACTTGGCGAGGAAGCATTTGATGGTCAGCGATGTCGCCTCTGCGCTGGCGGAATTCAATACATCATCGGCGCTGGACTTCCTGGACCGCGGCACAACGGAATACTTCATTCGCGGCGAGAGCCGTCTTCAGACAGTCGAGGATGTCGAAACTGTCCCGATCCTCAGCGACGGACCTCATCCGGTACTCCTCCGCGACATTGCGACAGTGAGGGCGAGCACGGTTCCACGGCATTACAGTGTCCACGGAAATGCCGTACCTGCCGTTGCCTTCATCGTGAGCAAGAGCCCTTCCGCCAGCACCATCGCGGTGGTGCGTGGAGTCGACAAAGAACTGGAGCAGCTTCACTCGGTATTGCCTCCCGGTGCCACGATTCAGAAGTTCTACGACCAGGCCGACATCGTCTCGGAGGCGCGCGATTCTCTCTTCCATGACCTGCTGATTGGGGCATGGCTCGCCGCGCTGATCCTCCTCCTTTTCATGGGGACGCTTCGAGCGACGGTGATTGTCGTGTTGACGATCCCGATCGCACTGCTGACGACCCTCGCCTTCATGCGCGCATTCGGGCAAACCTTGAACGTGATCACGCTGTCGGCCCTGACGCTGGCCGTCGGAATGGTAGTCGATGATGCGATCGTTGTTGCCGAAAGCGTTGTTCGTCACCTGCAGGCTGGGACTGACAGCCGGACTGCAAGTCTGGAGGGAGCCGCAGAGATCGCCGGACCCGACGCCTCGGGGACCCTGACGACTGTTGCGGCATTTGCTCCGCTGCTCTTCCTGGGAGGTCTGGCCGGCCTGTTCGTCCGTCCGTTCGGGCTCGCCGTCAGTATCGCTTTGCTGGCATCGCTGGCGACATCGCTGACGATTGTCCCGGCGATGTTCGCGCGGTTCGGTAAACTTGGGACGAGGCGGACGCCCGGCGGCTGGTTACTCAAGAAGATCGATGGATTGCTGCAGGCGATCCTGCGAATCGCCATGCGAGTCCCATGGCTGACAGTCATCGTTGCGCTTGCACTGCTGGGACTCGGAGGCCTGGCGGCGAGGCTTGGCCCGATGAACGTCCTTCCTCCCATCGATGAAGGAGCGATCCTGATCGAGTATATCATGCCGCCGGGCGTTTCCCTCGAAGAGAGCGACCGCATAGGCGGCATCCTGGAGCGCGGGGCCTTGGCCGAACCCGGCGTGGTCACAGTCTATCGCCGCACCGGATCGCCTGAACGAGGTTTCCAGATCGAAGGCGTCAACCGAGGCGAGTTGACCATCAAACTCGCGCCCCGGACGGTTCGTTCCCGCACGCTCAGCGATGTGATGGAGAGCCTCCGCCGCAAGTACGGCAAGATCCCGGGCGTCACCTTTCTCTTCCACCAGCCGACCCAGGAGAAGATGGATGAAAGCCTCAGCGGACTTCCCGCGGTCTTCGGAGTGACGATCTTCGGAACAGACCTGGATCAACTGACGCAATTGAGCACGCGCGTTGAGCAGATCATGTCGGAGGACGGGCAACTTGCGAACATCATCAACAATGCGAAGTTCAAGACCCCGCAAATCACGATACTGCCGAAGCAGGCAAGCATCGCCCGATATGGGCTGAAACCCGGCGACATATTCAACACCGTCCGCGCCGCCCGGCATGGTGTCTCGGCCACGACAATCACAGATCAACGCAAGCAGACCGAGGTCATCCTGCAATTCGAGAAACCGGAAGGCGAAACCCTCGATTGGCTGGAAAATCTGAGCATCCCCACTCCTTCTGGTGACCTGGTCCCTCTTCAGGACGTTGCCGAGATTCGAGTCGATCGGTTGCCCGCTGCGATCGCCCACCTGAATGGTCAGCGCGAAATTACGATCCTGGCCGAAATCAATGGAAGCATCCCGAGCGCCGTCGATCGCTTGCGGAGCAAATTCGCAGACCTTTCTTTGCCGCCTGGATACAGCATCGCGTTCACGGGACAGTATCAGGTGCTTCTGCAGACCATCCGGGACTTCGCGTTGATCGGTCTCGCTGCAGTTACCTTGATCTTCCTGATCATGGCGCTGCAGTTCCGATCCTGGATTCAGCCCTTCATTATTCTGGTCACGATTCCCTTCGCACTCGTCGGCGCCATCATTCTCCTCGCCGCGACGAGTGCGGCCCTCGATATCTCTGCTGGGATGGGAGCCCTGACGCTCGTTGGGATTGCCGTGAACAATGCCATCGTACTGCTGGACTATTCCAATCAACTCGTCGCGAATGGAACACCGGTCAGAGAGTCCCTCCGCACCGCAGCATCCGTGCGACTTCGGCCGATCCTGATCACCGCTCTGACAACGATCTTCGCACTTCTGCCTGTCGCCGTGAACCCATCGATCGGTTCCCGAATCTTCCAACCGTTCGCAATCACCGTGGTCGGCGGGCTCCTCTCAGCTACGCTTGCAACGCTGATTCTTGTTCCGGTCTTGCAAGGAATCGGCTCCCCCAAGGATGCCTGA